The following proteins are encoded in a genomic region of Ignavibacteriota bacterium:
- the paaN gene encoding phenylacetic acid degradation protein PaaN: protein MSDLQSLFETHRSAIETATAAIHSRVFHAQWPEPPSGKIYGETAQADGEAQFKARLNARFEDLKQDAASWAGSEMSPYGFPLNVQYPVLPTEAYVERASAVFRPWARLLPRERAGLLMEALVRSSRHFFEIGYATMHTTGQGFIMAFQASGPHAYDRALEALALGLHEQTRFADSTEWEKPMGKMSVRLQKTFRAVGRGPALVIGCSTFPIWNSFPAIFANLVCGNPVIVKPHPGAVLPIAVAVADIRAALRDNTIDPDVIQLAVDGDTPIALQLAQHPSVRLIDYTGNSAFGEQLERIPDKIVFTEKAGVNSVLLDSVDDLDAALDNLAFSVSLYSGQMCTTPQNIFIPKNGVREKDSLVGYSDVCSRFVAKLEALVGNEKMGPGTLGAIQNPATVERVDSMSDTGCSLLRAAAPVVHAGFDAARSLSPLVLEVPAERADVYRRELFGPIVCIVPVDDTAHGLALAASAARELGAITFAAYCTDADVRAHIADEMAFAGAPVSFNLTGPIWVNQSATFSDFHVSGGNPAGNASLTDVAFVARRFYIATTRIPL, encoded by the coding sequence ATGTCAGACCTGCAATCTTTGTTTGAGACCCACCGCTCTGCGATAGAAACTGCAACGGCGGCGATCCATTCGCGAGTGTTTCATGCACAGTGGCCGGAGCCGCCCAGCGGGAAGATATACGGCGAGACAGCACAAGCCGATGGCGAGGCGCAGTTCAAGGCGCGTCTGAATGCCCGCTTCGAGGATTTGAAGCAGGATGCCGCGTCATGGGCGGGTTCAGAGATGTCGCCCTACGGTTTTCCCTTAAACGTGCAGTATCCGGTTCTTCCAACTGAAGCGTACGTGGAGCGCGCGTCGGCGGTTTTTCGTCCCTGGGCGCGGCTGCTGCCGCGTGAGCGCGCAGGTTTGCTGATGGAGGCCCTTGTCCGCTCGTCGCGGCATTTCTTCGAAATCGGCTATGCGACCATGCACACAACCGGACAGGGTTTCATCATGGCGTTTCAGGCCTCCGGACCGCACGCATACGACCGCGCGCTCGAGGCGCTGGCTCTCGGGCTGCACGAGCAGACGAGATTTGCGGATTCGACGGAATGGGAAAAACCCATGGGCAAGATGAGCGTGCGGCTGCAGAAAACATTCCGCGCGGTGGGTCGCGGTCCGGCGCTGGTCATCGGATGCTCGACCTTTCCGATCTGGAACAGCTTCCCCGCGATCTTTGCAAATCTTGTATGCGGGAATCCGGTGATCGTGAAACCGCATCCGGGTGCTGTTCTGCCGATAGCGGTCGCCGTGGCAGATATCCGCGCTGCGCTGCGCGACAATACCATCGATCCCGACGTGATACAGTTGGCCGTCGACGGCGACACGCCGATCGCGCTGCAGCTCGCCCAGCATCCGTCGGTGCGCCTGATCGACTACACAGGCAACTCGGCGTTTGGTGAACAGCTCGAACGCATCCCCGACAAGATCGTCTTTACGGAAAAGGCCGGTGTAAATTCCGTTCTGCTCGACAGTGTCGACGATCTTGATGCCGCGCTCGACAATCTCGCCTTCAGCGTGTCGTTGTACAGCGGACAGATGTGCACCACACCGCAGAACATTTTCATCCCCAAAAACGGGGTCAGAGAAAAGGATTCACTCGTCGGTTATTCTGACGTGTGCAGCCGTTTTGTCGCGAAACTCGAGGCGCTCGTGGGTAACGAGAAGATGGGTCCCGGCACATTGGGAGCAATCCAGAATCCCGCGACTGTGGAGCGCGTGGATTCGATGTCCGACACGGGGTGCAGCTTGCTCCGCGCTGCGGCGCCCGTCGTCCATGCGGGTTTTGATGCCGCCCGTTCACTCTCGCCGCTTGTGCTGGAAGTGCCCGCCGAGAGAGCGGATGTGTACCGCCGCGAACTGTTTGGTCCCATCGTGTGTATCGTGCCCGTCGACGATACGGCACACGGGCTGGCGCTGGCGGCCTCGGCAGCCCGCGAGCTGGGCGCCATCACCTTTGCCGCGTACTGTACCGATGCGGATGTGCGCGCGCACATCGCCGACGAAATGGCCTTTGCAGGCGCGCCCGTCTCATTCAATCTCACGGGTCCGATCTGGGTCAACCAGTCCGCCACCTTCAGCGACTTCCACGTCTCCGGCGGCAATCCGGCGGGCAATGCGAGTCTGACCGATGTCGCCTTCGTGGCTCGACGTTTCTACATCGCCACGACGCGTATCCCGTTATGA
- a CDS encoding septal ring lytic transglycosylase RlpA family protein, which translates to MISRECGRAERCLAERSRSATGLRRCNRGNSCILLCLFLLLTLRAVSQEGFVQTGEASYYAEEFHGKTTANGERYSMWAMTAAHLTLPFNSLVRVTHLGNGKSVIVRINDAGPFKDDRIIDLTKAAAAKLGMMKSGTAPVRIEVVGRAESPAGDHVSRNEFYKVDVTPSTLRGFGIQVGSFTQVEALIRRLNELERKQVGTIYVQFATTGGRDVHRLVIGSFDTRDAAVLHLASLKKKGVAGFVFQVR; encoded by the coding sequence GTGATATCGAGGGAGTGCGGCCGAGCGGAGAGGTGTCTCGCTGAGCGAAGTCGAAGCGCGACGGGATTGAGACGATGTAACCGGGGCAATTCGTGTATTCTCCTGTGTCTATTCCTCCTCCTCACTCTTCGTGCGGTATCGCAGGAGGGTTTCGTACAGACGGGCGAGGCCTCGTATTACGCGGAGGAGTTCCACGGGAAGACCACGGCCAACGGTGAGCGTTACAGCATGTGGGCGATGACGGCGGCGCATCTCACGCTGCCGTTCAATTCACTCGTGCGTGTGACACATCTCGGCAACGGGAAAAGTGTGATCGTGCGCATCAACGATGCGGGTCCGTTCAAGGACGACCGCATCATCGATCTTACCAAGGCCGCCGCCGCCAAACTCGGCATGATGAAGAGCGGCACTGCTCCCGTGCGCATCGAGGTGGTGGGCCGGGCCGAGTCGCCCGCGGGCGACCACGTCTCACGCAACGAATTCTACAAGGTCGACGTCACGCCGAGCACCCTGCGCGGTTTCGGCATACAGGTCGGGTCGTTTACCCAGGTGGAGGCGCTCATACGCCGCCTCAACGAACTCGAGAGAAAGCAGGTCGGCACCATCTACGTGCAGTTCGCGACTACAGGCGGCCGCGATGTGCACCGCCTCGTCATCGGCAGTTTCGACACGCGCGACGCCGCCGTTCTTCATCTCGCGTCCTTGAAGAAGAAAGGTGTGGCGGGGTTTGTGTTTCAGGTACGATAG
- a CDS encoding CRTAC1 family protein, whose product MKTFLFPVCAVLICAAMCQAQTPVTVKIDNGVYGGYHVGGGNVPLTAWEESAILKPAGPCEVTKLSIYFAGAVAARDTIYVVGDPSEGAIPPTSFVWSYNTLIDPIIFDYNGTPGWFDIPVPAGALRSDGYDRIVIQHRIKSAGPFFGIDNNGVSSPLAAFLYDPISNNTLGFPGVYYRGAGDFMIRLEVVYSYPAGGGSAQPPAATMVDVTKSAGIVDASNAIFKAGRVSVVDWDNDGFDDVAVGSNFYHNKKDGTFERVALGIEAGASVWADIDNDGDQDCYAVNGGDNDKVYRNDGGTFTDITAATKLTNPRPTVTPMWLDYNNDGRLDLFIANGRREASGQETYFPDQIWKNAGDGSFTNETQASGIGAAEPAPYYDCWAASACDYDDDGRTDIFVATYRLAPDLLHHNNGNGTFTNTAEATGLRGNPTASPQYFGHGAGCEWGDIDNSGYEDLIVGNLGHPDWRGQVSNPSLIFMNGGPSITLFEERQHEYGLKFFEMNFGVVLADWDLDGLLDVFHCQYAYNAAGASGEPYRRSRFYINDLEGSGRLLDRTWHTGANIHGAWTAARLDFDNDGDMDLIAASPTDAVRLFRNDLQKKGRYIGIRLTGDASQSVARDAFGTKVTVYAGGRALQRTTHSGGTGTTASQNSNEHHFGLGWADIDSVVIRYTNGTSRRFTTLLPNHVYRIAYDGTIETLVTDLEQVPVRPSGLALSGARASATGVAFTLSGAANEHGGIVDVYTLLGTRVASAPLESLRDGIHEIALAQPLRPGVYVLRLRAGVQSAAARFVAVH is encoded by the coding sequence ATGAAGACGTTCCTGTTTCCGGTATGCGCAGTGTTGATCTGCGCGGCGATGTGTCAGGCGCAGACGCCCGTCACGGTGAAGATCGACAACGGCGTGTATGGCGGTTACCATGTAGGCGGCGGAAACGTGCCACTCACCGCGTGGGAGGAGTCGGCGATCCTGAAACCGGCCGGACCCTGTGAGGTGACAAAGCTGTCGATCTACTTCGCGGGCGCCGTGGCGGCGCGCGACACCATCTACGTGGTCGGGGATCCGTCGGAAGGCGCGATTCCGCCCACGAGTTTTGTGTGGTCGTACAACACACTCATCGATCCGATAATATTCGACTACAACGGCACACCCGGATGGTTCGACATCCCCGTTCCCGCGGGCGCCCTGCGCAGCGACGGCTACGACCGCATCGTGATACAGCACCGCATCAAATCCGCCGGACCCTTCTTCGGCATCGACAACAACGGCGTCTCCTCACCGCTCGCCGCCTTCCTGTACGATCCGATCTCGAACAATACGCTCGGTTTCCCGGGCGTGTACTACCGCGGCGCGGGCGACTTCATGATTCGCCTCGAAGTTGTGTACTCGTATCCTGCCGGCGGCGGCTCGGCGCAGCCACCCGCGGCCACCATGGTCGACGTCACAAAAAGTGCCGGCATCGTCGATGCCTCGAACGCGATATTCAAGGCCGGACGCGTGAGTGTGGTGGACTGGGACAACGACGGCTTCGACGATGTGGCCGTCGGCAGCAACTTCTACCACAACAAAAAGGACGGCACGTTCGAACGGGTGGCACTGGGCATTGAGGCGGGAGCGTCGGTGTGGGCCGATATCGACAACGACGGCGATCAGGACTGTTACGCCGTCAACGGCGGCGACAACGACAAGGTGTACCGCAACGACGGAGGCACGTTCACCGACATCACCGCCGCCACGAAGCTCACGAATCCACGCCCCACGGTCACACCGATGTGGCTCGACTATAACAACGACGGGCGCCTCGACCTCTTTATCGCCAATGGCCGGCGCGAGGCCTCGGGCCAGGAGACCTACTTCCCGGACCAGATCTGGAAAAACGCGGGAGACGGCAGCTTCACCAACGAGACACAGGCGAGCGGCATCGGCGCCGCCGAACCCGCGCCCTATTACGACTGCTGGGCCGCGAGCGCCTGCGACTACGACGACGATGGACGCACCGACATTTTTGTGGCCACATACCGGCTCGCACCCGACCTGCTCCATCACAATAACGGCAACGGCACATTCACCAATACGGCCGAGGCCACGGGCCTGCGCGGCAATCCGACCGCGTCGCCGCAGTACTTCGGACATGGCGCCGGCTGCGAGTGGGGTGATATCGATAATTCCGGATACGAGGATCTGATTGTCGGAAATCTCGGACATCCGGACTGGCGCGGGCAGGTCTCGAATCCCTCGCTCATCTTCATGAACGGCGGTCCGTCGATCACGCTGTTCGAAGAACGCCAGCACGAGTACGGCCTCAAGTTTTTCGAGATGAATTTCGGCGTGGTGCTGGCGGACTGGGATCTCGACGGACTGCTCGACGTGTTCCATTGCCAGTACGCGTACAACGCGGCGGGCGCCAGCGGCGAACCCTACAGACGCTCGCGTTTCTACATCAACGACCTCGAGGGCAGCGGCCGACTGCTCGACAGAACCTGGCACACGGGCGCGAACATACACGGTGCATGGACCGCAGCGCGGCTGGACTTCGACAACGACGGCGACATGGATCTGATTGCCGCCAGTCCCACCGACGCCGTGCGCCTCTTCCGCAACGATCTGCAGAAAAAGGGCCGCTACATCGGAATACGTCTGACAGGCGACGCGTCACAGTCCGTTGCCCGTGATGCCTTCGGCACGAAGGTGACCGTGTATGCCGGGGGCCGCGCGCTGCAACGCACCACCCATTCCGGCGGCACAGGCACCACGGCCAGCCAGAACAGCAACGAGCACCATTTCGGCCTCGGCTGGGCCGACATCGACAGCGTCGTGATACGCTATACCAACGGCACAAGCCGCCGCTTCACCACGCTGCTTCCGAATCATGTGTACCGCATCGCCTACGACGGCACTATCGAAACACTCGTGACGGACCTCGAGCAAGTTCCCGTGCGGCCCTCGGGTCTTGCGCTCTCGGGTGCGCGCGCATCGGCGACGGGTGTCGCATTCACACTGTCCGGCGCCGCGAATGAGCATGGAGGTATCGTGGATGTGTACACACTGCTCGGCACGCGTGTGGCGTCCGCGCCGCTCGAATCCCTGCGCGACGGAATACATGAAATCGCGCTGGCGCAGCCGTTGCGTCCGGGTGTGTATGTGCTGCGTCTGCGTGCAGGAGTACAAAGCGCCGCGGCGCGTTTTGTCGCCGTTCACTGA
- a CDS encoding class I SAM-dependent methyltransferase, with translation MKDMWNERYTAPGYVYGTEPNEFFRAHLAARAPGRILLPAEGEGRNAVYAASQGWQVDAFDYSTAGRDKAMALAEERGVTILYHVADLSNAHFPEGEFDAVGLFFVHLPAALRIDVHTRCIRALKPGGLLLLEAFHPEQLDLLSGGPKNPDLLYSVDMLRADFAALHLDIAETVRIELDEGPMHRGPAAVVRVAGIRGRS, from the coding sequence ATGAAAGACATGTGGAACGAACGATATACAGCCCCCGGCTATGTGTACGGGACGGAACCCAACGAATTCTTCCGCGCACACCTCGCGGCGCGCGCGCCCGGGCGGATTCTGCTGCCGGCCGAAGGCGAGGGCCGCAACGCCGTGTATGCCGCCTCGCAGGGTTGGCAGGTGGATGCCTTCGATTACAGCACGGCCGGACGCGACAAGGCGATGGCGCTCGCGGAAGAGCGCGGCGTCACGATTTTGTACCACGTCGCCGACTTGTCCAACGCCCATTTTCCCGAGGGTGAGTTCGATGCCGTCGGTCTCTTTTTTGTGCATCTCCCCGCCGCGCTCCGTATCGATGTGCACACACGCTGCATCCGCGCCCTGAAACCCGGTGGACTGCTGCTTCTCGAAGCGTTTCATCCCGAACAACTCGACCTGCTTTCGGGCGGACCAAAAAATCCGGACCTCCTGTACTCGGTCGACATGCTCCGCGCCGACTTCGCGGCGCTGCATCTCGACATCGCTGAAACCGTACGTATCGAACTCGACGAAGGTCCGATGCATCGTGGACCGGCAGCGGTGGTGCGGGTGGCCGGGATTAGGGGGAGGAGTTAG
- a CDS encoding AI-2E family transporter: MKEQKIIIALLAVLALVAIGTVLYLLQTVLLPFVLAMFLSFLFKPVVLFLRKRRVPMALALIVVMLVIAGMLYGVSMVLVGSANAFIAALPRYEAKMVTLSEDLLTAASGVASNFGMTLSDFNPRDALSQVAPLLSTGFDSLVSLLSNGFMILLFLIFMLAGSGSLTTKVAMAFPPERARAVAEVIGHIDDRVRRYMLVKTLVSALTGALVAGILAILGVDFALLWGFLTFLLNFIPNVGSLFATVFPVLIALLQFDSPVTALLALVLLIVVQNLVGNVLEPKLMAFSLNLSPLLILASLIFWGWLWGVWGMILAVPLMSMIKIVFEQFDELRPYAMLMSGSGARDSGTAGQRESGRTGQ, encoded by the coding sequence ATGAAGGAACAGAAGATTATCATAGCGCTCCTGGCGGTGCTGGCACTCGTGGCCATCGGGACGGTGCTGTATCTGCTGCAGACGGTGCTGCTGCCCTTTGTGCTCGCGATGTTCCTGTCGTTCCTCTTCAAACCCGTGGTGTTGTTTTTGCGCAAGCGGCGGGTGCCCATGGCGCTTGCGCTCATTGTGGTGATGCTGGTCATCGCGGGCATGTTGTACGGCGTGTCGATGGTACTCGTGGGCAGCGCCAACGCCTTTATCGCGGCGCTGCCGCGGTATGAGGCGAAGATGGTGACACTGTCGGAGGACCTGCTCACGGCGGCATCGGGCGTGGCGTCGAATTTCGGCATGACACTCAGCGACTTCAATCCCCGGGACGCATTGAGCCAGGTTGCGCCGCTGCTGTCCACCGGATTCGATTCTCTTGTCTCGCTGCTGAGTAACGGGTTCATGATTCTTCTCTTCCTCATCTTCATGCTGGCCGGAAGCGGAAGTCTGACGACGAAGGTCGCCATGGCCTTTCCGCCGGAACGCGCGCGGGCCGTCGCGGAAGTAATCGGGCATATCGACGATCGTGTCCGCCGCTATATGCTCGTGAAGACGCTCGTCAGCGCACTCACGGGCGCTTTGGTTGCGGGCATACTCGCCATACTCGGTGTCGACTTCGCGCTGCTCTGGGGTTTCCTCACCTTCCTCCTGAATTTTATTCCCAACGTCGGATCCCTGTTTGCCACCGTGTTCCCCGTCCTCATCGCGCTGCTGCAATTCGATTCGCCGGTCACGGCTCTGCTGGCTCTGGTGCTGCTCATTGTTGTGCAGAACCTTGTCGGCAATGTGCTCGAACCGAAGCTCATGGCCTTCAGTCTGAATCTGAGTCCGCTGCTCATCCTTGCCTCCCTCATTTTCTGGGGCTGGCTGTGGGGCGTGTGGGGCATGATACTCGCCGTGCCGCTGATGTCGATGATCAAAATCGTGTTCGAACAGTTCGACGAGTTGCGTCCCTACGCGATGCTCATGAGTGGCTCCGGAGCGCGGGACAGCGGGACAGCGGGACAGCGGGAGAGCGGGAGAACCGGACAGTGA
- a CDS encoding DMT family transporter — MPFLGELSALTTAILWSGTSIVFSSATRRVGAMQVNITRLFLALIFLAVSIAVIGAPVNVSAEQLVLLAVSGVIGLTFGDTFLFLAFKECGARISMLVMASAPAMSAVLAWMFLGEALSFWGVTGMGITLAGIVGVVVERREAGEQPHGRVTRRGVFYAFLGALGQAVGLIFAKLAFNLGDVHGFVASFTRIGAAVVSLLPIIVFTPWYPNPFRVFRRDPRALTLTAVGAVIGPYLGITFSLISIQHTDVAIAATIMATPPILMLPMVRLVYKEQLSWRAVAGAFIAVAGVAVLFLR, encoded by the coding sequence ATGCCTTTTCTCGGAGAACTCAGCGCACTGACAACGGCCATACTCTGGTCCGGAACGTCGATCGTGTTCTCGTCCGCGACGCGGCGTGTGGGGGCGATGCAGGTGAACATTACGCGGCTGTTTCTGGCGTTGATTTTTCTGGCGGTGAGTATCGCCGTCATTGGCGCGCCCGTGAATGTGAGTGCAGAACAACTGGTTCTGCTGGCGGTGAGCGGAGTGATCGGACTCACCTTCGGCGACACCTTCCTTTTTCTCGCATTCAAAGAATGCGGCGCGCGCATCAGCATGCTCGTGATGGCGTCGGCGCCCGCGATGTCGGCGGTGCTCGCGTGGATGTTCCTCGGCGAGGCGCTGTCGTTCTGGGGTGTGACGGGCATGGGCATCACGCTGGCCGGTATTGTGGGCGTGGTGGTGGAGCGGCGCGAGGCCGGAGAGCAGCCGCACGGCCGCGTGACACGGCGCGGCGTGTTCTACGCCTTCCTCGGCGCACTCGGGCAGGCGGTGGGACTCATCTTCGCCAAACTCGCGTTTAACCTCGGCGACGTTCACGGCTTTGTGGCGAGCTTCACACGCATCGGCGCGGCGGTCGTGTCGCTCCTCCCCATCATCGTTTTCACTCCCTGGTATCCGAATCCCTTCCGCGTGTTCCGACGCGATCCTCGCGCGCTCACACTCACAGCCGTCGGCGCGGTGATCGGGCCCTATCTCGGCATCACGTTCAGTCTGATCTCGATACAACACACCGACGTGGCCATCGCCGCCACCATCATGGCCACACCGCCGATACTCATGCTCCCCATGGTCCGCCTCGTGTACAAGGAGCAGCTCTCCTGGCGCGCCGTCGCCGGCGCATTTATCGCCGTGGCAGGTGTGGCGGTGCTGTTTTTACGATGA
- a CDS encoding MFS transporter translates to MSTITETKPAPFPSTFWTANLTELFERGAYYAMASFVVLYLGQLGLGKYWPSTLNSVLWTLVYFLPILSGTIADIVGFKRSLLVAFVLLAIGYFLMGYPVWMGGQTLSQTISDTVNAGAGVVVPVMIGILLIGMGGSVIKPCISGTVQKTAMGRATLAFGIFYMVINIGSLFGRGISYYVRTNLDLSFIFAVSAGCSILAFFTVLFIYKDPDSLPGVTKVEKPRRSLGRILLDMVLVIKNVRFALFLLVSSGFFFLYSQVYNVLPLYLKKVVETGPPVDIYTMANPFVIVFFQLLITKIFGKMKPIRSIIVGIVIIGVSMLINLYPIYAGGGVRMQVLDLLPIGSAFIVLTVALIAFGELFTSARTYEYIGALAPKGQEGLFLGYANLPMAIGALVGGPAGAVIFNEIMCHNAVTLESGLLELDPAWNAAGWLILMAIGLVSALSMWLYNRWLQKLERAEAAQ, encoded by the coding sequence ATGAGTACGATCACCGAAACGAAGCCCGCACCGTTTCCCTCAACATTCTGGACGGCAAATCTCACCGAATTATTCGAGAGGGGCGCGTACTACGCAATGGCGAGTTTTGTGGTGCTCTACCTCGGCCAGCTCGGCCTCGGGAAATACTGGCCGAGTACACTCAACAGCGTATTGTGGACGCTTGTGTACTTCCTGCCGATTCTCTCCGGCACCATCGCAGACATCGTCGGCTTCAAGCGTTCGCTGCTTGTCGCCTTTGTGCTCCTCGCCATCGGATATTTCCTCATGGGTTACCCGGTCTGGATGGGCGGACAGACGTTATCTCAGACGATCAGCGACACGGTGAACGCCGGAGCCGGTGTTGTGGTACCCGTCATGATCGGCATACTGCTTATCGGCATGGGCGGTTCGGTGATCAAACCCTGCATCTCGGGGACCGTGCAGAAAACCGCGATGGGCCGCGCCACACTCGCCTTCGGTATCTTTTACATGGTGATCAACATCGGCTCGCTATTTGGGCGCGGCATCAGCTACTATGTGCGCACAAATCTCGATCTGAGTTTCATCTTCGCGGTGTCGGCCGGATGTTCCATCCTGGCATTCTTCACCGTGCTTTTCATCTACAAGGATCCCGATTCGCTGCCCGGTGTCACAAAGGTCGAAAAACCGCGTCGCAGCTTAGGCCGCATCCTGCTCGACATGGTGCTTGTGATCAAGAACGTGCGCTTCGCGCTGTTCCTTCTTGTGTCCAGCGGTTTCTTCTTCCTCTATTCCCAGGTCTACAACGTTCTGCCCCTGTATCTGAAAAAAGTGGTGGAGACCGGACCGCCGGTGGACATATACACCATGGCGAATCCCTTTGTCATTGTGTTCTTCCAGCTTCTGATCACCAAGATCTTCGGAAAGATGAAGCCGATCCGTTCCATCATCGTGGGTATCGTGATCATCGGCGTCTCGATGTTGATCAACCTCTACCCGATCTACGCGGGCGGCGGCGTGCGTATGCAGGTGCTGGATCTGCTCCCCATCGGCTCGGCCTTCATCGTGCTCACAGTGGCGCTCATCGCCTTCGGCGAACTTTTCACGTCGGCGCGCACCTACGAATACATTGGCGCATTGGCGCCGAAAGGACAGGAAGGCCTCTTCCTTGGCTATGCGAATCTGCCGATGGCCATCGGCGCCCTTGTGGGCGGACCCGCGGGCGCGGTGATCTTCAACGAAATCATGTGTCATAACGCCGTGACACTCGAGAGCGGACTGCTGGAACTCGATCCGGCATGGAATGCCGCGGGCTGGCTTATACTCATGGCCATCGGCCTGGTGTCGGCGCTCAGCATGTGGCTGTACAACCGCTGGCTGCAGAAACTCGAGCGCGCGGAGGCGGCGCAGTAA
- a CDS encoding VOC family protein, with translation MANMLNWFEIPVTDMDRAAVFYGKIFGIEIQQSEMGGIQMGFLGNWQEGMTGALCKGEWYTPSTDGAILYLNGGDDLGVVLAKIPDAGGTVIMPKTHINDDIGYFAMFIDTEGNRMALHSQH, from the coding sequence ATGGCCAACATGCTCAACTGGTTCGAAATCCCCGTCACGGATATGGATCGTGCCGCGGTGTTTTACGGCAAGATATTCGGCATTGAAATCCAACAGTCCGAAATGGGCGGCATACAGATGGGATTCCTCGGCAACTGGCAGGAGGGAATGACCGGCGCCCTGTGCAAAGGCGAATGGTACACACCGAGCACCGACGGCGCCATTCTGTACCTGAACGGCGGCGACGATCTGGGTGTCGTGCTTGCAAAAATTCCCGACGCGGGCGGAACAGTCATCATGCCCAAGACTCATATCAACGACGACATCGGCTACTTCGCGATGTTCATCGACACCGAGGGCAACCGCATGGCGTTGCATTCGCAGCATTGA
- a CDS encoding polyphosphate kinase 2 family protein — translation MDHSPYLVPHDEKRKLKDFDPDFTGHFTEKEEALGKLREDIEELATLQDVLYAQNTYAMLLIFQAMDAAGKDGTIKHVMSGVNPQGCQVYSFKAPSAEELDHDYLWRCMKALPERGRIGIFNRSYYEEVLVTRVHPEIIDRQQLPAEAKKGDVWKRRYEEINNIEEYLVRNGIVILKFFLNVSKKEQKKRFLERLQRPEKNWKFSINDAKERQHWDAYMDAYEAMLNATSTKHAPWYVIPADHKWFTRAAVADIIVRRLRDLDLSYPEVDELHRAELRKAEEMLLAED, via the coding sequence ATGGATCACTCACCCTACCTCGTGCCCCACGACGAGAAAAGGAAGCTCAAGGATTTTGATCCCGATTTCACCGGCCACTTCACCGAGAAGGAGGAGGCGCTCGGCAAATTGCGCGAGGACATCGAGGAACTCGCCACGCTGCAGGATGTGCTCTACGCGCAGAACACGTATGCGATGCTGCTGATTTTCCAGGCCATGGACGCAGCGGGCAAGGACGGGACGATCAAACACGTCATGTCGGGCGTGAACCCGCAGGGCTGCCAGGTGTACAGTTTCAAGGCCCCATCGGCGGAGGAACTCGATCACGATTACCTGTGGCGATGCATGAAGGCTCTGCCCGAACGCGGACGCATCGGCATCTTCAACCGCTCGTACTACGAAGAAGTGCTTGTGACGCGAGTACATCCCGAGATCATCGACCGTCAGCAGCTCCCGGCCGAAGCCAAAAAGGGGGATGTATGGAAACGGCGCTACGAAGAGATCAACAACATCGAAGAATACCTCGTACGCAACGGGATAGTGATTCTGAAATTTTTCCTGAATGTCTCTAAGAAGGAACAGAAAAAACGTTTCCTCGAACGATTGCAGCGGCCCGAGAAGAACTGGAAATTCTCGATTAACGACGCGAAGGAACGGCAGCACTGGGATGCGTACATGGATGCGTACGAGGCCATGCTGAATGCCACGAGCACAAAACACGCACCCTGGTATGTGATCCCCGCCGACCACAAATGGTTCACACGCGCTGCGGTTGCCGATATCATCGTGCGGCGGCTCCGCGATCTCGATCTGTCGTATCCGGAAGTGGACGAGCTGCATCGCGCGGAGCTTCGGAAGGCCGAGGAAATGCTGCTCGCGGAGGACTGA